In one window of Metasolibacillus fluoroglycofenilyticus DNA:
- a CDS encoding GrpB family protein, with protein MNIGLRNDEVILVPYEEIWRTEFEKTREELVALTNLKSYQIEHIGSTSIEGIRAKPIIDLLVGVGGLAYLEKPFFKVLMQAGFYRLRVERPDEIVCAKFMDDTFQIKTHFIHIVQYEGEKWQELLFFRNYLRANEEAKKHYEELKQSFFVTGLQGIAAYTDYKEDFVRSILAKRGEES; from the coding sequence ATGAATATAGGTTTGCGAAATGATGAAGTCATACTCGTTCCTTATGAGGAAATATGGCGAACAGAATTTGAGAAAACAAGAGAAGAATTAGTAGCACTGACCAATTTAAAGAGCTATCAGATTGAGCATATTGGCAGCACGTCAATTGAAGGGATACGAGCAAAGCCAATCATTGACCTTTTAGTTGGCGTAGGTGGTTTGGCATATCTAGAAAAGCCATTTTTCAAAGTTTTAATGCAGGCAGGCTTTTATAGATTGCGTGTAGAGCGACCCGACGAAATTGTATGTGCGAAGTTTATGGATGATACATTTCAAATAAAGACACATTTTATTCATATTGTCCAATATGAGGGAGAGAAATGGCAGGAGCTCTTATTTTTTAGAAATTATTTAAGAGCAAATGAAGAGGCAAAAAAGCATTATGAAGAGCTAAAGCAATCTTTTTTTGTAACGGGTTTACAAGGCATTGCAGCTTACACGGATTATAAAGAGGATTTTGTAAGGTCTATTTTAGCCAAGAGAGGCGAGGAAAGCTGA
- a CDS encoding GNAT family N-acetyltransferase produces the protein MELTIFNGETEDLVQLLTGNEWPYHADLEVDANAVRKAIKKGYYADGRETFWIIEAGEKMGILIINDINDTIPLFDIRLAAKARGKGLGVKALKWLQNYLFGEKSKIRIEGYTRADNIAMRKSFTKAGFVKEGYLRNAWENADGTISDTVLYGAIYEDWKAGLVTPTKMNEVPY, from the coding sequence ATGGAATTAACAATATTTAACGGAGAGACAGAAGACTTAGTTCAGTTGCTAACTGGAAATGAATGGCCCTATCATGCAGATTTAGAGGTTGATGCGAACGCAGTGAGAAAAGCTATTAAAAAGGGCTATTATGCAGACGGACGTGAAACATTTTGGATTATTGAAGCTGGAGAGAAAATGGGTATTCTTATTATTAATGATATTAATGATACAATTCCGTTATTCGATATTCGTTTGGCTGCAAAAGCGCGCGGTAAAGGGCTTGGTGTGAAAGCGTTAAAATGGTTACAAAACTACCTATTCGGTGAAAAAAGTAAAATCCGCATCGAAGGTTATACACGAGCAGATAATATTGCAATGCGAAAAAGCTTCACAAAAGCGGGCTTTGTGAAGGAAGGCTATTTACGCAATGCTTGGGAAAATGCGGATGGTACAATCTCAGATACAGTTTTATATGGGGCAATCTATGAGGACTGGAAAGCAGGGCTAGTAACCCCTACTAAAATGAATGAAGTGCCATATTAG
- a CDS encoding GNAT family N-acetyltransferase: MQILHTTPTVDEFLTLRKLAGMGPRDREHVQAGLNNSCFSVILRKDDGELIGMGRVIGDGGTAYVVVDIAVHPDEQGKGLGKMIMTEIKHYLDTEISKQAFVSLIADVPAHKLYEKFGFVETAPKSIAMAYIRK, translated from the coding sequence ATGCAAATTTTACATACTACACCTACTGTTGATGAGTTTTTAACATTGCGGAAGCTAGCGGGAATGGGACCACGTGACCGAGAGCATGTACAAGCGGGTTTAAATAATAGCTGTTTTTCTGTTATTCTTCGTAAGGATGATGGTGAATTGATAGGTATGGGGCGAGTTATTGGAGATGGAGGTACAGCCTATGTAGTTGTAGATATCGCCGTTCATCCAGACGAACAAGGAAAAGGGCTTGGGAAGATGATTATGACGGAAATTAAGCATTATTTAGATACTGAAATTAGCAAGCAGGCCTTTGTTTCATTAATTGCGGATGTACCGGCGCATAAGCTTTATGAAAAGTTTGGTTTTGTGGAAACAGCGCCAAAATCAATTGCAATGGCTTATATACGTAAATAA
- a CDS encoding MATE family efflux transporter, whose product MNEQLLQDDQQLRKAFLKFLIPVMLANVLQSLGQVAAMFIVGRNLGDDALAAIAAFFPFFFFLMAFAIGIGSGSSILVGQTFGAGNHEKMKEVVGVTLAFTTILSIAVALFGAFFIEWILRFMQTPANILDMSVSYAKILFFTLPIMFWYMTYTTFIRGVGDSKTPFVFLVTSVVFNIAFLPPLIFGWFGLPAFGLNGAAYAAVLSNLVTMILLLAYLHKKNHILRLDKSVLQHFKLKKDILISLFKLAIPASISMVAISVAEIAVIGFVNAYGSSATAAYGVVNQIAGYAQVPAMSIAIATSVFVAQALGASSTEMIKKIRSISVKINYILGGAVILLTYIFAEPILSLFITSTDTVDIAKNYLMITFWSYLIFGHTQTVSATMRATGVVLWPTIFLVLTIWLVEVPVAFYLSHYTVFELNGVWIAYPITFCVHFILQYAYFKLGWQKRTLKAMLGE is encoded by the coding sequence ATGAACGAACAATTATTACAAGATGACCAACAGCTTAGAAAAGCATTTTTAAAATTCTTAATTCCTGTCATGCTAGCGAATGTGCTGCAATCACTAGGTCAGGTCGCTGCAATGTTTATCGTTGGACGCAATTTAGGTGATGATGCATTAGCGGCAATTGCAGCCTTCTTTCCATTTTTCTTCTTTTTAATGGCCTTCGCCATCGGCATCGGCTCAGGTAGCTCTATTTTAGTTGGGCAAACATTCGGTGCGGGCAATCATGAAAAAATGAAAGAGGTTGTCGGCGTTACACTAGCCTTTACAACGATTTTGTCAATTGCAGTAGCTCTTTTTGGCGCCTTTTTCATCGAATGGATTTTGCGCTTTATGCAAACACCTGCAAATATTTTAGATATGAGTGTTAGCTATGCGAAAATTTTATTCTTTACACTGCCAATTATGTTTTGGTATATGACCTATACAACATTTATTCGTGGTGTTGGCGACTCCAAAACGCCCTTTGTCTTTTTAGTAACGAGCGTTGTATTTAACATTGCCTTCCTGCCACCACTTATTTTTGGTTGGTTTGGTTTACCTGCTTTCGGCTTGAATGGTGCTGCATATGCCGCAGTACTATCAAATTTAGTAACGATGATTTTGCTACTTGCTTATTTGCATAAAAAGAATCATATTTTACGTTTAGATAAGTCTGTTTTACAGCATTTTAAATTGAAAAAGGATATTTTAATTTCACTGTTTAAGCTAGCAATTCCAGCAAGTATTAGCATGGTTGCTATTTCAGTTGCTGAAATTGCCGTTATCGGCTTCGTGAATGCCTACGGCTCAAGTGCAACTGCAGCCTATGGTGTTGTCAATCAAATAGCAGGCTATGCCCAAGTCCCAGCTATGAGTATCGCCATTGCTACATCAGTTTTCGTTGCTCAAGCATTAGGTGCGAGCTCTACTGAAATGATAAAAAAAATCCGCAGTATTAGTGTGAAAATTAACTATATTTTAGGTGGAGCTGTAATTTTACTAACCTATATATTTGCAGAGCCAATTTTATCACTCTTTATCACTTCAACGGATACGGTCGATATTGCGAAAAACTATTTAATGATTACATTTTGGAGCTATTTAATATTTGGTCATACCCAAACGGTTTCCGCAACGATGCGCGCAACAGGTGTCGTCTTATGGCCGACGATTTTCCTCGTACTAACAATTTGGTTAGTGGAAGTGCCTGTAGCATTCTATTTATCGCATTACACAGTGTTTGAATTGAATGGCGTATGGATTGCCTACCCTATTACATTCTGCGTCCATTTCATCCTGCAATATGCTTATTTCAAATTAGGATGGCAAAAGCGTACACTGAAGGCGATGCTTGGTGAATAG
- a CDS encoding YitT family protein, producing MKKLVIDILIMMFGAFLFALAINLFVIPNELGEGGVTGVTIILYYLFQWSPSIVSFVLNGILLLVGYKFLSRQTTIYTVIAVTFISLFLHLTESWTIQSDEIIINAIFGGVFVGVGIGLIIRVGGTTAGTTILARITNKFLGWNISYGLLFFDLIVAFSSYFIIGAEALMMTIMMLYIGTKVMEFVIEGTNTKKAVTIISKNPHAIADKVTYKMNRGVTVLSGHGYYTKEQKEVLYIIISRQEIIKLKNIVKEADKDAFIAIHDVRDVFGEGFIELSKS from the coding sequence ATGAAAAAATTAGTAATTGATATTTTAATTATGATGTTCGGAGCGTTTCTATTTGCGCTTGCAATCAATTTATTTGTCATTCCAAACGAATTAGGGGAAGGTGGCGTAACAGGTGTTACGATTATCCTGTATTATTTATTTCAATGGTCTCCTAGTATCGTCAGCTTTGTACTTAATGGGATTTTATTGCTTGTTGGATACAAATTTCTGAGCAGACAAACAACGATTTATACAGTTATCGCTGTTACGTTTATTTCACTATTTTTACATCTTACAGAGTCATGGACAATTCAATCCGATGAAATTATTATCAACGCGATATTCGGTGGCGTATTTGTAGGTGTCGGAATTGGCTTAATTATTCGTGTTGGTGGGACAACGGCTGGTACAACTATTTTAGCGAGAATAACGAATAAATTTTTAGGCTGGAATATTAGCTATGGGCTGTTATTTTTTGATTTAATTGTCGCATTCTCTTCTTACTTTATTATCGGTGCAGAGGCACTTATGATGACAATTATGATGCTCTATATCGGGACAAAGGTGATGGAATTTGTGATTGAGGGAACAAACACGAAAAAAGCAGTAACGATTATCTCCAAAAATCCCCATGCCATCGCGGATAAAGTCACTTATAAAATGAATCGTGGTGTAACCGTCCTATCTGGGCACGGTTATTACACAAAAGAGCAAAAGGAAGTGCTCTATATTATTATTAGCAGACAGGAAATTATTAAGCTGAAAAACATCGTAAAAGAAGCTGACAAAGATGCATTTATCGCCATTCATGATGTACGAGATGTGTTTGGAGAAGGCTTTATCGAGCTCTCCAAGTCTTGA
- a CDS encoding diphthine--ammonia ligase, whose product MANTKKWKTGAEGQKFVASFSGGKDSTLALYEAMKTGQAIGLIIVLEEDGTRSRSHAMTVDFIKAQAEAIGLPIHFAAASWTQYEAIFIDMLKKMKTLGAEALVTGDLDMPEHGCWHEKVANIAGLKLGMPLWETDHSEVVERFIDLGFKTIITTVNISLGMQENDLGKVLTYEYVQELKERGIDPCGEGGEFHTTVIDGPIFKQPLAIKQGKVVHDGDYCFLPLQLLE is encoded by the coding sequence ATGGCAAACACAAAAAAGTGGAAAACAGGGGCTGAAGGACAGAAGTTTGTCGCCTCTTTTAGTGGGGGAAAAGATAGTACATTAGCTTTGTATGAGGCTATGAAAACAGGACAAGCGATAGGCTTAATCATCGTGCTTGAGGAAGATGGCACTCGCTCTCGCTCACACGCGATGACGGTTGATTTCATAAAAGCACAGGCGGAAGCAATCGGCTTACCGATTCATTTTGCTGCTGCAAGCTGGACACAATATGAGGCAATCTTTATTGACATGCTGAAAAAAATGAAAACTTTAGGAGCGGAAGCCCTTGTAACTGGCGACCTTGATATGCCTGAGCATGGCTGTTGGCACGAAAAAGTCGCAAATATCGCAGGCTTAAAGCTTGGAATGCCTTTATGGGAAACCGACCATTCAGAAGTAGTCGAACGCTTTATTGACTTAGGCTTTAAAACAATTATTACAACAGTTAATATATCTCTCGGTATGCAAGAGAATGATTTAGGGAAAGTTTTAACATATGAGTATGTACAAGAATTAAAGGAACGCGGCATTGACCCTTGTGGAGAAGGTGGGGAATTTCATACAACTGTTATTGATGGACCAATTTTTAAACAGCCGCTTGCAATTAAACAAGGAAAAGTTGTGCATGATGGTGATTATTGCTTCCTCCCTCTACAATTACTTGAGTGA
- a CDS encoding DUF6530 family protein — translation MKIPTHLKHKPVLVAENYANIDGRTAYQTDAQGLSLGLAQWNDRGKVDISAKVWRHTGGKWSRQSEELPLHRVLDLAILVCEAQLHFKDAYRYENLYDETNPVIKRVGLQGDAMTVEVCTENEQINEDIKLFNQALSDDGELIGERLRTLSRILKEMGY, via the coding sequence ATGAAAATTCCTACACATTTAAAACATAAACCTGTTCTTGTTGCTGAAAACTATGCAAATATCGATGGACGTACAGCCTATCAAACGGATGCGCAAGGCTTGTCACTCGGTTTAGCACAATGGAATGACCGCGGGAAAGTGGATATTTCAGCAAAGGTATGGCGTCACACAGGTGGCAAATGGTCACGTCAATCAGAGGAATTGCCTTTACACCGCGTGCTCGACCTCGCTATTTTAGTTTGTGAGGCTCAGCTCCATTTTAAAGATGCTTATCGCTATGAAAATTTATACGATGAGACCAACCCGGTTATTAAGCGTGTAGGCCTTCAAGGTGACGCAATGACCGTAGAAGTATGCACAGAAAATGAACAAATTAATGAAGATATTAAGCTTTTCAATCAAGCTTTAAGTGATGATGGGGAGCTTATTGGCGAGCGTTTACGAACGCTGTCGCGTATTTTAAAAGAAATGGGCTATTAA
- a CDS encoding iron chaperone: protein METFAPYLEKIEDAQQRHRVEEVLSWVATTFPNLGKKIAWNQPMFTDHDTFILGFSIAKHHMAISPEKEGIIQFSDAIKEAGYTHTDNLWRIKWEQPVDYVLLEKIIDYNIADKADCATFWRK from the coding sequence ATGGAAACTTTTGCACCGTATTTGGAGAAAATCGAAGATGCACAGCAGCGCCATCGAGTGGAGGAAGTATTATCATGGGTAGCAACGACATTTCCGAATCTAGGGAAGAAAATTGCTTGGAACCAGCCGATGTTTACAGACCATGATACATTTATTCTTGGCTTCAGTATTGCAAAGCACCATATGGCAATTAGCCCTGAAAAAGAGGGCATTATTCAATTTTCAGATGCCATTAAAGAGGCGGGCTACACACATACAGACAATTTATGGCGCATTAAGTGGGAGCAGCCGGTAGATTATGTGCTATTAGAAAAAATAATTGATTACAATATTGCAGATAAAGCGGATTGCGCTACATTTTGGAGAAAATAA
- a CDS encoding methyl-accepting chemotaxis protein, which translates to MLGTIQKKITFYFSIIVLILAIVISWTVHKSSMQLIEQSLSNVAMTIAQQSLGQMDIEKYEREIKVGAAEQDLVYYYELREEFNHYRLSTGLEYLYTMGRQQTNGGYDYFYVVDGLPVGDENESWLGEKEESPEILPQLEQAFNTGEIQVEMTNEENYGALVSAYVPIKSNSGEIIGVVGADLDATTVYSEMEKQKKSLILFAIVALLISIAIISVLSTYLVSPLKKLLMQVHKVGEGDLSTTFSTNRSDEIGVLTGAFQKSTDSLKQVIQGISQHSSALVKMSNEQLSSTEEIKQGNDIVAKTMIELASGSEEKAVATVKIAETMQDFARQIEQTSYQGNALNKKSESIMALTNEGLGQITETEQYVSLLYKGVEKSVQQVKMLDHHAKDISSLVLVIEGIAEQTNLLALNAAIEAARAGEHGKGFAIVADEVRKLAEEVKKSVGDIVGIVGGIQQESSEVAKELELGYEQASKGTTTLRETGEIFTNIHLAVKQMQLQIQDITVELERISERGNSVHDAIGNVAAVTEEAQAGIEDTSNLVQKSTAAMQEIVHNSKELTKIAAQLNELTERFKVE; encoded by the coding sequence ATGTTAGGGACTATTCAAAAAAAGATAACATTCTATTTTTCTATTATTGTGCTAATTTTAGCTATAGTAATTTCGTGGACGGTGCATAAGTCCTCTATGCAATTAATTGAGCAATCTTTAAGCAATGTGGCAATGACCATTGCTCAGCAGTCATTAGGTCAAATGGATATTGAAAAATATGAACGGGAAATTAAAGTGGGGGCAGCAGAACAGGATTTAGTCTATTACTATGAGTTACGAGAAGAATTTAATCATTATCGCCTATCTACTGGTCTAGAATATTTATACACAATGGGGCGTCAACAGACAAATGGGGGATATGATTATTTTTATGTAGTAGATGGCTTACCAGTAGGAGATGAAAACGAATCTTGGCTAGGTGAAAAAGAAGAGAGTCCAGAAATACTTCCACAGCTTGAGCAAGCTTTTAATACGGGAGAAATACAAGTAGAAATGACGAATGAAGAAAATTATGGTGCGCTCGTTTCCGCGTATGTTCCAATTAAATCAAATTCAGGTGAAATCATTGGTGTTGTGGGAGCAGATTTAGATGCCACAACCGTTTATTCAGAAATGGAGAAGCAAAAAAAGAGCTTAATTCTTTTTGCTATTGTTGCACTCTTAATAAGCATAGCGATTATTTCCGTATTAAGCACTTATCTTGTATCGCCACTAAAAAAACTTTTGATGCAAGTACATAAAGTGGGGGAGGGCGATTTGTCTACAACCTTTTCCACAAATCGCTCGGATGAAATCGGAGTATTGACAGGAGCATTTCAAAAATCAACGGATAGCTTGAAGCAAGTAATTCAAGGTATTTCCCAGCACTCTTCAGCACTTGTTAAAATGTCGAACGAGCAATTAAGTAGCACAGAGGAAATTAAACAAGGAAATGATATAGTGGCGAAAACGATGATTGAATTAGCATCAGGCTCGGAGGAGAAGGCGGTAGCTACTGTGAAAATAGCCGAGACGATGCAAGATTTTGCAAGGCAAATTGAGCAAACGAGTTATCAAGGAAATGCTTTAAATAAGAAATCAGAAAGTATTATGGCTTTAACAAATGAAGGGCTTGGGCAAATTACTGAGACCGAGCAATATGTTTCCCTTTTATATAAAGGTGTAGAGAAATCAGTACAGCAAGTAAAGATGTTAGACCATCATGCTAAAGATATTTCCAGCTTAGTACTTGTCATTGAGGGAATTGCAGAACAAACGAATTTATTAGCTTTAAATGCGGCCATTGAAGCAGCACGTGCTGGTGAGCATGGAAAAGGCTTTGCCATTGTCGCAGATGAAGTGCGCAAATTGGCGGAGGAAGTGAAAAAATCGGTCGGTGACATCGTCGGTATTGTTGGGGGAATTCAGCAGGAATCAAGCGAAGTTGCAAAAGAGTTAGAGTTAGGCTATGAGCAGGCAAGTAAAGGCACAACGACTTTGAGAGAAACAGGGGAAATCTTTACGAATATACATTTAGCAGTAAAGCAAATGCAGCTGCAAATACAGGATATTACAGTAGAATTAGAGCGAATTTCGGAGCGCGGCAATAGCGTCCACGATGCTATTGGCAATGTGGCAGCTGTCACAGAGGAAGCCCAAGCTGGCATTGAGGATACATCAAATCTCGTACAAAAATCAACAGCCGCAATGCAAGAGATAGTTCACAACTCTAAGGAGCTAACGAAAATCGCAGCACAGTTAAATGAATTAACTGAGAGATTTAAGGTGGAGTAA
- the ileS gene encoding isoleucine--tRNA ligase, translated as MGKETLQQREERIRLHWQAEHVFEKSIENRKNRDSFVFYEGPPTANGLPHVGHALGRTVKDVVARYKTMQGFLVERKAGWDTHGLPVELGVEKQLAISGKQEIEAYGIEPFVQKCRESVFTYEKIWRSFTEQLGYWVDMDEPYVTLDNRYIESVWHILSKVHKDNLLYKGHRVSPYCPSCQTSLSSHEVAQGYKDVKDLSATVKFQCVDSNEIFLGWTTTPWTLPANVALAMNPSLTYVKARLDGDIFIIAKSLALNVLGENATIVSEHKGTEFEGIAYKPPFDYVSVEHGHIVVMADYVTETSGTGVVHIAPAHGEDDYQTVKLNGLSFINIVDLQGCYTNEITDLAGRFVKDCDVNIIKLLAAKDLLFHKEKYDHSYPHCWRCDSPLLYYATDSWFIQMSALKEQLLANNATVTWYPDHIKEGRFGKFLENVVDWNISRNRYWGTPLNVWICTACGHEEAPESVAALEKLAQQPLPEDLHKPYIDNVLCHCPKCHETMQRTPEVIDVWFDSGSMPFAQHHYPFEQEEFQQQFPADVVIEGIDQTRGFFYSLLAVSALYTGQTPYKNVLSLGHVLDEHGQKMSKSKGNALDPIDLMNIYGADALRWALLVDSSPWNPKRFSTKIVQEAKSKLLDTLENTFNFYQLYTSIDQFIFDASQKGTPTLLDEWIMSRLHTTIAKVTISMDDYQFTQGCREIAKLMDDVSNWYVRRSRQRFWASGFSDDKRAAFNTLHTVLSEVCKLLAPFTPFIAEHIYMQMHNNASVHLQDYPAVTEAYINVVLEREMATIVQIVELGRSIRNAKNLKVKQPLAEIIICSPENLSKYNTIIQDELNIKKVQWLHSTEAFVEKILKLNFKTAGAAFGMQVNAVKSYVETMPVEEKNSLLRNGHLTVQLADEAVKLEQSHLLIESVVKDDYVLAEDGTLQVLLYTHLTKDLIAEGYVRDFIRYIQDQRKKLNYPIEQYIYLTIACSSEQQEMLQQFEALLRANILVMDIQFERALNNSSAFNYMFAQEELHFSMKLI; from the coding sequence ATGGGAAAAGAAACATTGCAGCAAAGAGAAGAAAGAATTCGCCTCCATTGGCAAGCTGAACATGTTTTTGAAAAGTCTATTGAAAACCGCAAAAATCGTGATTCCTTCGTATTTTACGAAGGACCCCCTACAGCCAATGGACTACCACATGTAGGGCATGCACTAGGTCGCACAGTAAAAGATGTAGTCGCGCGCTATAAAACAATGCAAGGTTTTTTAGTCGAGCGTAAAGCAGGCTGGGACACACATGGTCTCCCTGTAGAATTGGGTGTGGAAAAGCAGCTCGCTATTTCAGGCAAGCAAGAAATCGAAGCATATGGTATCGAACCGTTTGTACAAAAATGTAGAGAGAGTGTCTTTACGTATGAGAAAATTTGGCGCTCCTTTACAGAGCAATTAGGTTATTGGGTGGATATGGATGAACCTTATGTGACATTAGATAATCGCTATATCGAAAGCGTTTGGCATATACTGAGCAAAGTTCATAAAGATAATTTACTTTATAAAGGACATCGTGTATCGCCATACTGCCCTAGCTGTCAAACATCCTTGAGCTCCCATGAGGTTGCACAAGGCTATAAAGATGTGAAAGATTTATCTGCAACCGTTAAATTTCAATGTGTTGATTCAAATGAAATTTTTTTAGGTTGGACGACAACTCCTTGGACATTGCCAGCCAATGTTGCGCTTGCAATGAATCCTTCTTTAACATATGTGAAGGCACGGCTTGATGGAGATATTTTCATCATAGCAAAATCACTTGCACTCAATGTACTAGGCGAAAATGCAACGATTGTAAGCGAACATAAAGGGACTGAATTTGAAGGTATAGCCTATAAACCACCTTTTGATTATGTTTCCGTTGAACATGGGCATATTGTTGTAATGGCTGATTATGTAACAGAAACGAGCGGTACAGGTGTTGTGCATATCGCTCCAGCGCATGGTGAGGATGATTACCAAACAGTGAAGCTAAATGGCTTATCCTTTATCAATATAGTGGACTTACAAGGCTGCTATACAAACGAAATAACAGATTTAGCAGGTCGCTTTGTCAAAGATTGTGATGTCAACATAATCAAGCTGTTAGCTGCTAAGGATTTATTATTCCATAAAGAAAAATACGACCATAGCTATCCGCATTGCTGGCGCTGTGATTCGCCGTTGCTCTATTACGCAACAGATAGCTGGTTCATTCAAATGTCTGCACTAAAAGAGCAATTGCTTGCTAACAATGCAACAGTGACTTGGTATCCTGACCATATTAAAGAGGGTCGCTTCGGTAAATTTCTCGAAAATGTAGTGGACTGGAATATTAGCCGCAATCGTTATTGGGGCACACCTTTAAACGTTTGGATTTGTACAGCATGCGGGCATGAGGAAGCGCCTGAAAGTGTTGCAGCATTAGAAAAACTAGCACAACAGCCGTTGCCTGAAGATTTGCATAAGCCGTATATCGACAATGTTCTTTGTCATTGTCCAAAATGCCATGAAACAATGCAACGTACACCAGAGGTTATTGATGTATGGTTCGATAGTGGCTCGATGCCTTTTGCGCAACATCATTATCCTTTTGAGCAAGAGGAGTTCCAGCAGCAATTCCCTGCGGATGTCGTAATAGAGGGCATCGACCAAACACGCGGCTTTTTCTATAGCTTACTTGCTGTATCTGCACTGTACACAGGGCAAACACCATATAAAAATGTTCTTTCATTAGGGCATGTATTAGATGAGCATGGACAAAAAATGTCGAAAAGCAAAGGCAATGCACTAGACCCGATAGACCTAATGAACATTTATGGTGCAGATGCATTACGCTGGGCATTATTAGTAGATAGCTCACCGTGGAATCCAAAGCGCTTTTCTACAAAAATTGTGCAGGAGGCAAAATCTAAACTATTAGATACGCTAGAAAATACGTTTAACTTTTATCAGCTTTATACAAGTATTGACCAGTTTATATTTGATGCCTCACAAAAAGGTACACCGACATTATTAGATGAATGGATTATGTCCCGACTGCATACGACAATTGCGAAAGTTACGATATCTATGGATGATTATCAATTTACGCAAGGTTGTCGGGAAATAGCTAAATTGATGGACGACGTGAGTAATTGGTATGTGCGCAGGTCGCGCCAACGCTTTTGGGCTTCTGGTTTTTCTGACGATAAAAGAGCTGCTTTCAATACATTGCACACGGTGTTAAGTGAAGTGTGTAAACTGCTCGCACCTTTCACGCCATTTATCGCAGAGCATATTTATATGCAAATGCACAACAATGCAAGTGTGCATTTACAGGACTATCCAGCTGTCACAGAAGCCTATATCAATGTAGTGCTTGAAAGGGAAATGGCTACTATCGTTCAAATCGTTGAACTAGGACGTAGCATCCGCAATGCCAAAAACTTAAAGGTAAAACAACCTTTAGCTGAAATCATCATTTGCTCGCCAGAAAATCTAAGTAAGTATAACACCATCATTCAAGATGAGCTTAATATTAAAAAAGTGCAATGGCTACATTCTACAGAAGCATTCGTGGAAAAAATCTTGAAGCTGAATTTTAAAACAGCCGGTGCTGCATTTGGCATGCAGGTCAATGCAGTGAAGTCCTATGTAGAAACAATGCCAGTCGAAGAAAAAAATAGTTTACTACGTAATGGACATTTAACCGTTCAACTTGCTGACGAAGCAGTTAAATTGGAGCAATCGCATCTTTTAATCGAGTCCGTTGTCAAAGATGACTATGTTTTAGCAGAAGATGGCACGTTACAAGTGTTGCTCTATACACATTTGACGAAGGATTTAATTGCCGAAGGATATGTTCGCGACTTTATTCGTTATATTCAAGACCAACGCAAAAAGCTAAACTATCCAATTGAACAATATATTTATTTAACAATTGCCTGTTCATCTGAGCAGCAAGAAATGCTCCAGCAATTTGAAGCATTGCTCAGAGCAAACATATTAGTAATGGATATTCAATTCGAGAGAGCTTTAAATAATTCATCTGCATTTAATTATATGTTTGCACAAGAGGAACTGCACTTCAGTATGAAATTGATTTAA
- a CDS encoding GGDEF domain-containing protein: MPLGMIGSRLKTFALQKKAIVARYVGDEFLLICSNKKKRLEGFAETLHRDLSALTVENDNYMINLSFSIGLTLVNEADSLKSLLQQADEALYIVKKNGRGHFTFYRN; the protein is encoded by the coding sequence ATGCCTTTAGGAATGATTGGCTCTAGGTTAAAAACATTCGCATTGCAAAAAAAAGCCATTGTTGCTCGCTATGTCGGGGACGAATTTTTACTCATTTGTTCAAATAAAAAAAAACGACTTGAAGGTTTTGCTGAAACATTGCATAGAGATTTAAGCGCTCTTACTGTAGAAAATGATAACTATATGATCAATTTAAGCTTCAGTATTGGTTTAACGCTTGTGAATGAAGCAGATTCCTTAAAATCCTTATTACAACAAGCAGATGAAGCATTATATATCGTGAAGAAAAACGGTCGAGGTCATTTCACCTTTTATCGTAACTAA